The following are from one region of the Macaca thibetana thibetana isolate TM-01 chromosome 2, ASM2454274v1, whole genome shotgun sequence genome:
- the TTLL3 gene encoding tubulin monoglycylase TTLL3 isoform X11 has protein sequence MQGPDAPLLLSAGELGPGRRVSASWYRQGGGPVCNWLRKPQPLEPRTSFPLACRSEFRPPRRLPWPGPASAQPEEGHAGGRCQAGSPAPARRLGRAFKTLVPGTHAQGAADPRPLGPPHTPVLDDPSPQDGEAPCGPFTLAYSGCEDDKMLGWREGMGVGRRAAEGGHLDEGRRQRRGVAIGGEKRSWAETLGPGPVYPAPTPHLSAGFPVLWRGSSKASHMNRLRNAKIYVERAVKQKKIFTIQGCYPVIRCLLRRRGWVEKKMVHRSGPTLLPPQKDLDSSAMGDSDTTEDEDEDEDEEFQPPQLFDLDDLLKFDDLDGTHALMSRMVQNETPYFIWTTRRDVLDCRFLSKDQMINHYARAGSFTTKVGLCLNLRNLPWFDEVDANSFFPRCYRLGAEDDKKAFIEDFWLTAARNVLKLVVKSEWKSYPIQAVEEEASGDKQRKKQEKNPVLVSPEFVDEALCACEEYLSNLAHMDIDKDLEAPLYLTPEGWSLFLQRYYQVVQSSPAQVPSFPHSEGAELRHLDTQVQRCEDILQQLRAVVPQIDMEGDRNIWIVKPGAKSRGRGIICMDHLEEMLKLVNGNPMVMKDGKWVVQKYIERPLLIFGTKFDLRQWFLVTDWNPLTVWFYRDSYIRFSTQPFSLKNLDNSVHLCNNSIQKHLENSCHRHPLLPPDNMWSSQRFQAHLQEMGAPNAWSTIIVPGMKDAVIHALQTSQDTVQCRKASFELYGADFVFGEDFQPWLIEINASPTMAPSTAVTARLCAGVQADTLRVVIDRRLDRNCDTGAFELIYKQVPHLWTQPTTDEKINKK, from the exons ATGCAGGGCCCCGACGCGCCGCTGCTCCTGAGCGCTGGGGAGCTGGGGCCCGGGCGCCGGGTCTCGGCCTCCTGGTACCGCCAGGGGGGCGGCCCGGTGTGCAACTGGCTGCGAAAGCCGCAGCCGCTCGAGCCACGCACCAGTTTCCCCTTGGCCTGCCGCTCCGAGTTCCGTCCACCTAGGAGGCTGCCATGGCCCGGCCCTGCCTCCGCCCAGCCCGAGGAGGGTCACGCAGGCGGTAGATGCCAGGCGGGCAGCCCCGCTCCTGCGCGCCGCCTCGGCCGCGCCTTCAAGACGCTGGTCCCAGGCACCCACGCCCAGGGCGCCGCGGATCCCCGCCCCCTCGGCCCCCCGCACACCCCGGTCCTGGATGACCCCTCTCCGCAGGATGGTGAGGCCCCGTGCGGCCCGTTCACTCTGGCCTACAGCGGCTGCGAGGACGACAAGAtgctggggtggagggagggaatggGGGTCGGGAGAAGAGCGGCCGAGGGTGGACATCTGGATGAAGGCCGGAGGCAGAGAAGAGGCGTGGCTATCGGCGGCGAGAAAAGATCCTGGGCCGAGACCCTAGGCCCAGGCCCAGTCTACCCCGCCCCTACTCCGCATCTTTCTGCAGGTTTCCCGGTCCTCTGGCGAGGATCCTCCAAGGCGTCTCACATGAACCGGCTCAGAAACGCCAAAATCTACGTGGAGAGAGCTGTCAAG CAGAAGAAGATCTTTACAATCCAAGGCTGCTACCCAGTGATCCGGTGTCTCTTGCGCCGGAGGGGCTGGGTGGAGAAGAAGATGGTCCATCGCTCAGGCCCCACCCTGCTGCCACCCCAGAAGGATCTGGATAGCTCAGCGATGGGTGACAGTGACACCACTGAGGATG aagatgaagatgaggatgagGAGTTCCAGCCACCACAGCTGTTCGACTTGGATGATTTACTGAAATTTGATGACCTAGATGGAACACATGCTCTGATG TCCCGCATGGTTCAGAATGAGACCCCCTACTTCATCTGGACCACTCGGCGGGATGTGCTCGACTGTCGCTTCCTCTCCAAGGATCAGATGATAAACCACTACGCCCGGGCTGGCTCCTTTACCACAAAG GTGGGTCTATGTCTCAATCTCCGGAATTTGCCGTGGTTTGATGAGGTTGATGCCAATTCCTTCTTCCCACGCTGCTACCGCCTGGGGGCTGAGGATGACAAAAAAGCCTTCATAG AGGACTTCTGGCTGACAGCTGCCCGCAACGTTCTCAAGCTGGTGGTGAAGTCTGAGTGGAAGTCATACCCTATCCAGGCAGTAGAGGAAGAGGCCTCAG GAGACAAGCAGCGcaagaaacaggagaaaaaccCAGTGTTGGTGTCCCCAGAGTTTGTGGATGAAGCTCTGTGTGCGTGCGAGGAGTACCTTAGCAACCTGGCCCACATGGACATCGACAAGGACCTGGAGGCCCCACTGTACCTCACCCCCGAGGGCTGGTCCCTCTTCCTCCAGCGCTACTACCAAGTGGTCCA GTCCAGCCCTGCCCAAGTTCCATCATTTCCCCACAGCGAAGGGGCAGAACTCAGGCACCTCGACACTCAGGTCCAGCGCTGTGAGGACATCCTGCAGCAGCTGCGGGCCGTGGTACCCCAGATAGACATGGAAGGGGATCGCAACATCTGGATTGTGAAGCCGGGAGCCAAGTCCCGTGGACGAG GCATCATATGCATGGACCACCTGGAGGAGATGCTGAAGCTGGTGAATGGCAACCCCATGGTGATGAAGGACGGCAAATGGGTGGTGCAGAAGTATATTGAGCGGCCCCTGCTCATCTTTGGCACCAAGTTTGACCTGAGACAGTGGTTCCTGGTAACTGACTGGAACCCACTTACTGTGTGGTTCTACCGCGACAGCTATATCCGCTTTTCCACACAGCCCTTCTCCCTGAAGAACCTGGACAA CTCAGTGCACCTGTGTAACAACTCCATCCAGAAGCACCTGGAGAACTCATGCCATCGGCATCCACTGCTTCCCCCAGACAACATGTGGTCCAGCCAGAGGTTCCAGGCCCACCTGCAGGAGATGGGGGCCCCAAATGCTTGGTCCACCATCATCGTGCCTGGCATGAAGGATGCTGTAATCCATGCACTTCAGACCTCCCAGGACACTGTGCAGTGTCGGAAGGCCAGCTTTGAGCTCTATGGTGCTGACTTTGTGTTCGGGGAGGACTTCCAGCCCTGGCTGATTGAGATCAACGCCAGCCCCACCATGGCGCCCTCCACGGCAGTCACAGCCCGGCTCTGTGCTGGCGTGCAAGCTGACACCCTGCGCGTGGTCATTGACCGGCGGCTGGACCGCAACTGTGACACAGGAGCCTTTGAGCTCATCTATAAGCAG
- the TTLL3 gene encoding tubulin monoglycylase TTLL3 isoform X5 — MQGPDAPLLLSAGELGPGRRVSASWYRQGGGPVCNWLRKPQPLEPRTSFPLACRSEFRPPRRLPWPGPASAQPEEGHAGGRCQAGSPAPARRLGRAFKTLVPGTHAQGAADPRPLGPPHTPVLDDPSPQDGEAPCGPFTLAYSGCEDDKMLGWREGMGVGRRAAEGGHLDEGRRQRRGVAIGGEKRSWAETLGPGPVYPAPTPHLSAGFPVLWRGSSKASHMNRLRNAKIYVERAVKQKKIFTIQGCYPVIRCLLRRRGWVEKKMVHRSGPTLLPPQKDLDSSAMGDSDTTEDEDEDEDEEFQPPQLFDLDDLLKFDDLDGTHALMSRMVQNETPYFIWTTRRDVLDCRFLSKDQMINHYARAGSFTTKVGLCLNLRNLPWFDEVDANSFFPRCYRLGAEDDKKAFIEDFWLTAARNVLKLVVKSEWKSYPIQAVEEEASGDKQRKKQEKNPVLVSPEFVDEALCACEEYLSNLAHMDIDKDLEAPLYLTPEGWSLFLQRYYQVVQSSPAQVPSFPHSEGAELRHLDTQVQRCEDILQQLRAVVPQIDMEGDRNIWIVKPGAKSRGRGIICMDHLEEMLKLVNGNPMVMKDGKWVVQKYIERPLLIFGTKFDLRQWFLVTDWNPLTVWFYRDSYIRFSTQPFSLKNLDNSVHLCNNSIQKHLENSCHRHPLLPPDNMWSSQRFQAHLQEMGAPNAWSTIIVPGMKDAVIHALQTSQDTVQCRKASFELYGADFVFGEDFQPWLIEINASPTMAPSTAVTARLCAGVQADTLRVVIDRRLDRNCDTGAFELIYKQPAVEVPQYVGIRLLVEGSTIKKPMAMCHRRMGVRPAVPLLTQRGSREGKDSGTPIHSPSPLPQPPHQGPAAFSPCTPTPGPDPQTTAQQAGGH, encoded by the exons ATGCAGGGCCCCGACGCGCCGCTGCTCCTGAGCGCTGGGGAGCTGGGGCCCGGGCGCCGGGTCTCGGCCTCCTGGTACCGCCAGGGGGGCGGCCCGGTGTGCAACTGGCTGCGAAAGCCGCAGCCGCTCGAGCCACGCACCAGTTTCCCCTTGGCCTGCCGCTCCGAGTTCCGTCCACCTAGGAGGCTGCCATGGCCCGGCCCTGCCTCCGCCCAGCCCGAGGAGGGTCACGCAGGCGGTAGATGCCAGGCGGGCAGCCCCGCTCCTGCGCGCCGCCTCGGCCGCGCCTTCAAGACGCTGGTCCCAGGCACCCACGCCCAGGGCGCCGCGGATCCCCGCCCCCTCGGCCCCCCGCACACCCCGGTCCTGGATGACCCCTCTCCGCAGGATGGTGAGGCCCCGTGCGGCCCGTTCACTCTGGCCTACAGCGGCTGCGAGGACGACAAGAtgctggggtggagggagggaatggGGGTCGGGAGAAGAGCGGCCGAGGGTGGACATCTGGATGAAGGCCGGAGGCAGAGAAGAGGCGTGGCTATCGGCGGCGAGAAAAGATCCTGGGCCGAGACCCTAGGCCCAGGCCCAGTCTACCCCGCCCCTACTCCGCATCTTTCTGCAGGTTTCCCGGTCCTCTGGCGAGGATCCTCCAAGGCGTCTCACATGAACCGGCTCAGAAACGCCAAAATCTACGTGGAGAGAGCTGTCAAG CAGAAGAAGATCTTTACAATCCAAGGCTGCTACCCAGTGATCCGGTGTCTCTTGCGCCGGAGGGGCTGGGTGGAGAAGAAGATGGTCCATCGCTCAGGCCCCACCCTGCTGCCACCCCAGAAGGATCTGGATAGCTCAGCGATGGGTGACAGTGACACCACTGAGGATG aagatgaagatgaggatgagGAGTTCCAGCCACCACAGCTGTTCGACTTGGATGATTTACTGAAATTTGATGACCTAGATGGAACACATGCTCTGATG TCCCGCATGGTTCAGAATGAGACCCCCTACTTCATCTGGACCACTCGGCGGGATGTGCTCGACTGTCGCTTCCTCTCCAAGGATCAGATGATAAACCACTACGCCCGGGCTGGCTCCTTTACCACAAAG GTGGGTCTATGTCTCAATCTCCGGAATTTGCCGTGGTTTGATGAGGTTGATGCCAATTCCTTCTTCCCACGCTGCTACCGCCTGGGGGCTGAGGATGACAAAAAAGCCTTCATAG AGGACTTCTGGCTGACAGCTGCCCGCAACGTTCTCAAGCTGGTGGTGAAGTCTGAGTGGAAGTCATACCCTATCCAGGCAGTAGAGGAAGAGGCCTCAG GAGACAAGCAGCGcaagaaacaggagaaaaaccCAGTGTTGGTGTCCCCAGAGTTTGTGGATGAAGCTCTGTGTGCGTGCGAGGAGTACCTTAGCAACCTGGCCCACATGGACATCGACAAGGACCTGGAGGCCCCACTGTACCTCACCCCCGAGGGCTGGTCCCTCTTCCTCCAGCGCTACTACCAAGTGGTCCA GTCCAGCCCTGCCCAAGTTCCATCATTTCCCCACAGCGAAGGGGCAGAACTCAGGCACCTCGACACTCAGGTCCAGCGCTGTGAGGACATCCTGCAGCAGCTGCGGGCCGTGGTACCCCAGATAGACATGGAAGGGGATCGCAACATCTGGATTGTGAAGCCGGGAGCCAAGTCCCGTGGACGAG GCATCATATGCATGGACCACCTGGAGGAGATGCTGAAGCTGGTGAATGGCAACCCCATGGTGATGAAGGACGGCAAATGGGTGGTGCAGAAGTATATTGAGCGGCCCCTGCTCATCTTTGGCACCAAGTTTGACCTGAGACAGTGGTTCCTGGTAACTGACTGGAACCCACTTACTGTGTGGTTCTACCGCGACAGCTATATCCGCTTTTCCACACAGCCCTTCTCCCTGAAGAACCTGGACAA CTCAGTGCACCTGTGTAACAACTCCATCCAGAAGCACCTGGAGAACTCATGCCATCGGCATCCACTGCTTCCCCCAGACAACATGTGGTCCAGCCAGAGGTTCCAGGCCCACCTGCAGGAGATGGGGGCCCCAAATGCTTGGTCCACCATCATCGTGCCTGGCATGAAGGATGCTGTAATCCATGCACTTCAGACCTCCCAGGACACTGTGCAGTGTCGGAAGGCCAGCTTTGAGCTCTATGGTGCTGACTTTGTGTTCGGGGAGGACTTCCAGCCCTGGCTGATTGAGATCAACGCCAGCCCCACCATGGCGCCCTCCACGGCAGTCACAGCCCGGCTCTGTGCTGGCGTGCAAGCTGACACCCTGCGCGTGGTCATTGACCGGCGGCTGGACCGCAACTGTGACACAGGAGCCTTTGAGCTCATCTATAAGCAG CCTGCTGTGGAGGTGCCCCAGTATGTGGGCATCCGGCTCCTGGTAGAGGGCTCCACCATCAAGAAGCCCATGGCGATGTGTCATCGGCGGATGGGGGTCCGCCCAGCAGTCCCTCTGCTGACCCAGCGAGGCTCTAGGGAAGGCAAGGACTCGGGGACCCCTATCCACAG CCCCTCACCACTTCCCCAGCCTCCACACCAAGGCCCAGCTGCCTTCTCCCCATGTACTCCGACACCAGGGCCAGATCCTCAGACGACAGCACAGCAAGCTGGTGGGCACTAA
- the TTLL3 gene encoding tubulin monoglycylase TTLL3 isoform X3, with amino-acid sequence MQGPDAPLLLSAGELGPGRRVSASWYRQGGGPVCNWLRKPQPLEPRTSFPLACRSEFRPPRRLPWPGPASAQPEEGHAGGRCQAGSPAPARRLGRAFKTLVPGTHAQGAADPRPLGPPHTPVLDDPSPQDGEAPCGPFTLAYSGCEDDKMLGWREGMGVGRRAAEGGHLDEGRRQRRGVAIGGEKRSWAETLGPGPVYPAPTPHLSAGFPVLWRGSSKASHMNRLRNAKIYVERAVKQKKIFTIQGCYPVIRCLLRRRGWVEKKMVHRSGPTLLPPQKDLDSSAMGDSDTTEDEDEDEDEEFQPPQLFDLDDLLKFDDLDGTHALMSRMVQNETPYFIWTTRRDVLDCRFLSKDQMINHYARAGSFTTKVGLCLNLRNLPWFDEVDANSFFPRCYRLGAEDDKKAFIEDFWLTAARNVLKLVVKSEWKSYPIQAVEEEASGDKQRKKQEKNPVLVSPEFVDEALCACEEYLSNLAHMDIDKDLEAPLYLTPEGWSLFLQRYYQVVQSSPAQVPSFPHSEGAELRHLDTQVQRCEDILQQLRAVVPQIDMEGDRNIWIVKPGAKSRGRGIICMDHLEEMLKLVNGNPMVMKDGKWVVQKYIERPLLIFGTKFDLRQWFLVTDWNPLTVWFYRDSYIRFSTQPFSLKNLDNSVHLCNNSIQKHLENSCHRHPLLPPDNMWSSQRFQAHLQEMGAPNAWSTIIVPGMKDAVIHALQTSQDTVQCRKASFELYGADFVFGEDFQPWLIEINASPTMAPSTAVTARLCAGVQADTLRVVIDRRLDRNCDTGAFELIYKQPAVEVPQYVGIRLLVEGSTIKKPMAMCHRRMGVRPAVPLLTQRGSREAPHHFPSLHTKAQLPSPHVLRHQGQILRRQHSKLVGTKALSTTGKALMTLPTAKVFISLPPNLDFKVAPSILKPRKVGLDLWLIPSGPC; translated from the exons ATGCAGGGCCCCGACGCGCCGCTGCTCCTGAGCGCTGGGGAGCTGGGGCCCGGGCGCCGGGTCTCGGCCTCCTGGTACCGCCAGGGGGGCGGCCCGGTGTGCAACTGGCTGCGAAAGCCGCAGCCGCTCGAGCCACGCACCAGTTTCCCCTTGGCCTGCCGCTCCGAGTTCCGTCCACCTAGGAGGCTGCCATGGCCCGGCCCTGCCTCCGCCCAGCCCGAGGAGGGTCACGCAGGCGGTAGATGCCAGGCGGGCAGCCCCGCTCCTGCGCGCCGCCTCGGCCGCGCCTTCAAGACGCTGGTCCCAGGCACCCACGCCCAGGGCGCCGCGGATCCCCGCCCCCTCGGCCCCCCGCACACCCCGGTCCTGGATGACCCCTCTCCGCAGGATGGTGAGGCCCCGTGCGGCCCGTTCACTCTGGCCTACAGCGGCTGCGAGGACGACAAGAtgctggggtggagggagggaatggGGGTCGGGAGAAGAGCGGCCGAGGGTGGACATCTGGATGAAGGCCGGAGGCAGAGAAGAGGCGTGGCTATCGGCGGCGAGAAAAGATCCTGGGCCGAGACCCTAGGCCCAGGCCCAGTCTACCCCGCCCCTACTCCGCATCTTTCTGCAGGTTTCCCGGTCCTCTGGCGAGGATCCTCCAAGGCGTCTCACATGAACCGGCTCAGAAACGCCAAAATCTACGTGGAGAGAGCTGTCAAG CAGAAGAAGATCTTTACAATCCAAGGCTGCTACCCAGTGATCCGGTGTCTCTTGCGCCGGAGGGGCTGGGTGGAGAAGAAGATGGTCCATCGCTCAGGCCCCACCCTGCTGCCACCCCAGAAGGATCTGGATAGCTCAGCGATGGGTGACAGTGACACCACTGAGGATG aagatgaagatgaggatgagGAGTTCCAGCCACCACAGCTGTTCGACTTGGATGATTTACTGAAATTTGATGACCTAGATGGAACACATGCTCTGATG TCCCGCATGGTTCAGAATGAGACCCCCTACTTCATCTGGACCACTCGGCGGGATGTGCTCGACTGTCGCTTCCTCTCCAAGGATCAGATGATAAACCACTACGCCCGGGCTGGCTCCTTTACCACAAAG GTGGGTCTATGTCTCAATCTCCGGAATTTGCCGTGGTTTGATGAGGTTGATGCCAATTCCTTCTTCCCACGCTGCTACCGCCTGGGGGCTGAGGATGACAAAAAAGCCTTCATAG AGGACTTCTGGCTGACAGCTGCCCGCAACGTTCTCAAGCTGGTGGTGAAGTCTGAGTGGAAGTCATACCCTATCCAGGCAGTAGAGGAAGAGGCCTCAG GAGACAAGCAGCGcaagaaacaggagaaaaaccCAGTGTTGGTGTCCCCAGAGTTTGTGGATGAAGCTCTGTGTGCGTGCGAGGAGTACCTTAGCAACCTGGCCCACATGGACATCGACAAGGACCTGGAGGCCCCACTGTACCTCACCCCCGAGGGCTGGTCCCTCTTCCTCCAGCGCTACTACCAAGTGGTCCA GTCCAGCCCTGCCCAAGTTCCATCATTTCCCCACAGCGAAGGGGCAGAACTCAGGCACCTCGACACTCAGGTCCAGCGCTGTGAGGACATCCTGCAGCAGCTGCGGGCCGTGGTACCCCAGATAGACATGGAAGGGGATCGCAACATCTGGATTGTGAAGCCGGGAGCCAAGTCCCGTGGACGAG GCATCATATGCATGGACCACCTGGAGGAGATGCTGAAGCTGGTGAATGGCAACCCCATGGTGATGAAGGACGGCAAATGGGTGGTGCAGAAGTATATTGAGCGGCCCCTGCTCATCTTTGGCACCAAGTTTGACCTGAGACAGTGGTTCCTGGTAACTGACTGGAACCCACTTACTGTGTGGTTCTACCGCGACAGCTATATCCGCTTTTCCACACAGCCCTTCTCCCTGAAGAACCTGGACAA CTCAGTGCACCTGTGTAACAACTCCATCCAGAAGCACCTGGAGAACTCATGCCATCGGCATCCACTGCTTCCCCCAGACAACATGTGGTCCAGCCAGAGGTTCCAGGCCCACCTGCAGGAGATGGGGGCCCCAAATGCTTGGTCCACCATCATCGTGCCTGGCATGAAGGATGCTGTAATCCATGCACTTCAGACCTCCCAGGACACTGTGCAGTGTCGGAAGGCCAGCTTTGAGCTCTATGGTGCTGACTTTGTGTTCGGGGAGGACTTCCAGCCCTGGCTGATTGAGATCAACGCCAGCCCCACCATGGCGCCCTCCACGGCAGTCACAGCCCGGCTCTGTGCTGGCGTGCAAGCTGACACCCTGCGCGTGGTCATTGACCGGCGGCTGGACCGCAACTGTGACACAGGAGCCTTTGAGCTCATCTATAAGCAG CCTGCTGTGGAGGTGCCCCAGTATGTGGGCATCCGGCTCCTGGTAGAGGGCTCCACCATCAAGAAGCCCATGGCGATGTGTCATCGGCGGATGGGGGTCCGCCCAGCAGTCCCTCTGCTGACCCAGCGAGGCTCTAGGGAAG CCCCTCACCACTTCCCCAGCCTCCACACCAAGGCCCAGCTGCCTTCTCCCCATGTACTCCGACACCAGGGCCAGATCCTCAGACGACAGCACAGCAAGCTGGTGGGCACTAAGGCCCTGTCGACCACAGGCAAGGCCT
- the TTLL3 gene encoding tubulin monoglycylase TTLL3 isoform X17 — MQGPDAPLLLSAGELGPGRRVSASWYRQGGGPVCNWLRKPQPLEPRTSFPLACRSEFRPPRRLPWPGPASAQPEEGHAGGRCQAGSPAPARRLGRAFKTLVPGTHAQGAADPRPLGPPHTPVLDDPSPQDGEAPCGPFTLAYSGCEDDKMLGWREGMGVGRRAAEGGHLDEGRRQRRGVAIGGEKRSWAETLGPGPVYPAPTPHLSAGFPVLWRGSSKASHMNRLRNAKIYVERAVKQKKIFTIQGCYPVIRCLLRRRGWVEKKMVHRSGPTLLPPQKDLDSSAMGDSDTTEDEDEDEDEEFQPPQLFDLDDLLKFDDLDGTHALMVGLCLNLRNLPWFDEVDANSFFPRCYRLGAEDDKKAFIGDKQRKKQEKNPVLVSPEFVDEALCACEEYLSNLAHMDIDKDLEAPLYLTPEGWSLFLQRYYQVVHEGAELRHLDTQVQRCEDILQQLRAVVPQIDMEGDRNIWIVKPGAKSRGRGIICMDHLEEMLKLVNGNPMVMKDGKWVVQKYIERPLLIFGTKFDLRQWFLVTDWNPLTVWFYRDSYIRFSTQPFSLKNLDNSVHLCNNSIQKHLENSCHRHPLLPPDNMWSSQRFQAHLQEMGAPNAWSTIIVPGMKDAVIHALQTSQDTVQCRKASFELYGADFVFGEDFQPWLIEINASPTMAPSTAVTARLCAGVQADTLRVVIDRRLDRNCDTGAFELIYKQPAVEVPQYVGIRLLVEGSTIKKPMAMCHRRMGVRPAVPLLTQRGSREGKDSGTPIHSPSPLPQPPHQGPAAFSPCTPTPGPDPQTTAQQAGGH; from the exons ATGCAGGGCCCCGACGCGCCGCTGCTCCTGAGCGCTGGGGAGCTGGGGCCCGGGCGCCGGGTCTCGGCCTCCTGGTACCGCCAGGGGGGCGGCCCGGTGTGCAACTGGCTGCGAAAGCCGCAGCCGCTCGAGCCACGCACCAGTTTCCCCTTGGCCTGCCGCTCCGAGTTCCGTCCACCTAGGAGGCTGCCATGGCCCGGCCCTGCCTCCGCCCAGCCCGAGGAGGGTCACGCAGGCGGTAGATGCCAGGCGGGCAGCCCCGCTCCTGCGCGCCGCCTCGGCCGCGCCTTCAAGACGCTGGTCCCAGGCACCCACGCCCAGGGCGCCGCGGATCCCCGCCCCCTCGGCCCCCCGCACACCCCGGTCCTGGATGACCCCTCTCCGCAGGATGGTGAGGCCCCGTGCGGCCCGTTCACTCTGGCCTACAGCGGCTGCGAGGACGACAAGAtgctggggtggagggagggaatggGGGTCGGGAGAAGAGCGGCCGAGGGTGGACATCTGGATGAAGGCCGGAGGCAGAGAAGAGGCGTGGCTATCGGCGGCGAGAAAAGATCCTGGGCCGAGACCCTAGGCCCAGGCCCAGTCTACCCCGCCCCTACTCCGCATCTTTCTGCAGGTTTCCCGGTCCTCTGGCGAGGATCCTCCAAGGCGTCTCACATGAACCGGCTCAGAAACGCCAAAATCTACGTGGAGAGAGCTGTCAAG CAGAAGAAGATCTTTACAATCCAAGGCTGCTACCCAGTGATCCGGTGTCTCTTGCGCCGGAGGGGCTGGGTGGAGAAGAAGATGGTCCATCGCTCAGGCCCCACCCTGCTGCCACCCCAGAAGGATCTGGATAGCTCAGCGATGGGTGACAGTGACACCACTGAGGATG aagatgaagatgaggatgagGAGTTCCAGCCACCACAGCTGTTCGACTTGGATGATTTACTGAAATTTGATGACCTAGATGGAACACATGCTCTGATG GTGGGTCTATGTCTCAATCTCCGGAATTTGCCGTGGTTTGATGAGGTTGATGCCAATTCCTTCTTCCCACGCTGCTACCGCCTGGGGGCTGAGGATGACAAAAAAGCCTTCATAG GAGACAAGCAGCGcaagaaacaggagaaaaaccCAGTGTTGGTGTCCCCAGAGTTTGTGGATGAAGCTCTGTGTGCGTGCGAGGAGTACCTTAGCAACCTGGCCCACATGGACATCGACAAGGACCTGGAGGCCCCACTGTACCTCACCCCCGAGGGCTGGTCCCTCTTCCTCCAGCGCTACTACCAAGTGGTCCA CGAAGGGGCAGAACTCAGGCACCTCGACACTCAGGTCCAGCGCTGTGAGGACATCCTGCAGCAGCTGCGGGCCGTGGTACCCCAGATAGACATGGAAGGGGATCGCAACATCTGGATTGTGAAGCCGGGAGCCAAGTCCCGTGGACGAG GCATCATATGCATGGACCACCTGGAGGAGATGCTGAAGCTGGTGAATGGCAACCCCATGGTGATGAAGGACGGCAAATGGGTGGTGCAGAAGTATATTGAGCGGCCCCTGCTCATCTTTGGCACCAAGTTTGACCTGAGACAGTGGTTCCTGGTAACTGACTGGAACCCACTTACTGTGTGGTTCTACCGCGACAGCTATATCCGCTTTTCCACACAGCCCTTCTCCCTGAAGAACCTGGACAA CTCAGTGCACCTGTGTAACAACTCCATCCAGAAGCACCTGGAGAACTCATGCCATCGGCATCCACTGCTTCCCCCAGACAACATGTGGTCCAGCCAGAGGTTCCAGGCCCACCTGCAGGAGATGGGGGCCCCAAATGCTTGGTCCACCATCATCGTGCCTGGCATGAAGGATGCTGTAATCCATGCACTTCAGACCTCCCAGGACACTGTGCAGTGTCGGAAGGCCAGCTTTGAGCTCTATGGTGCTGACTTTGTGTTCGGGGAGGACTTCCAGCCCTGGCTGATTGAGATCAACGCCAGCCCCACCATGGCGCCCTCCACGGCAGTCACAGCCCGGCTCTGTGCTGGCGTGCAAGCTGACACCCTGCGCGTGGTCATTGACCGGCGGCTGGACCGCAACTGTGACACAGGAGCCTTTGAGCTCATCTATAAGCAG CCTGCTGTGGAGGTGCCCCAGTATGTGGGCATCCGGCTCCTGGTAGAGGGCTCCACCATCAAGAAGCCCATGGCGATGTGTCATCGGCGGATGGGGGTCCGCCCAGCAGTCCCTCTGCTGACCCAGCGAGGCTCTAGGGAAGGCAAGGACTCGGGGACCCCTATCCACAG CCCCTCACCACTTCCCCAGCCTCCACACCAAGGCCCAGCTGCCTTCTCCCCATGTACTCCGACACCAGGGCCAGATCCTCAGACGACAGCACAGCAAGCTGGTGGGCACTAA